A region of Actinobacillus porcitonsillarum DNA encodes the following proteins:
- the rimO gene encoding 30S ribosomal protein S12 methylthiotransferase RimO: MTNSTPNIGFISLGCPKNLVDSERILTELRSDGYNIIPSYEGADLVIVNTCGFIDSAVQESLESIGEALEANGKVIVTGCLGAKENQIREVHPKVLEITGPHSYEAVMKHVHKYVPKPEYNPYVNLVPKQGVKLTPKHYAYLKISEGCDHRCTFCIIPSMRGDLDSRSIVQVLDEAKRLVDSGVKELLIVSQDTSAYALDKKKEEGTKTVFWNGMPIKNNLITLCEQLGSMGVWVRLHYVYPYPHVDDLIPLMAQGKILPYLDIPLQHASPKILKAMKRPGSIERTLERIKKWREICPELTLRSTFIVGFPGETEEDFQMLLDFLKEAQLDRVGCFKFSPVEGAVATEMADQVPEDVKEERFHRFMQLQQEISAQRLQQKIGNTLAVIVDEIDDEGIIGRSMADAPEIDGVVYVDNLSEMEVTVGQIISVTITNADEYDLWGTC; this comes from the coding sequence ATGACGAATTCAACTCCCAATATTGGTTTTATTAGTCTCGGTTGCCCTAAAAATTTAGTGGATTCCGAGCGTATTTTGACTGAACTCCGTTCAGATGGTTATAACATTATTCCAAGCTATGAAGGTGCGGATCTTGTGATTGTAAACACTTGCGGCTTTATTGACAGTGCCGTGCAAGAATCACTAGAAAGCATTGGCGAAGCCCTAGAAGCTAATGGCAAAGTGATTGTAACAGGCTGTTTAGGTGCGAAAGAAAATCAGATTCGTGAAGTACATCCTAAAGTTCTAGAAATTACCGGCCCACATAGCTATGAAGCGGTCATGAAGCACGTTCACAAATACGTGCCTAAACCAGAATACAATCCGTATGTGAATTTAGTACCAAAACAAGGTGTTAAATTAACACCTAAACACTATGCCTATTTAAAAATTTCGGAAGGCTGTGATCACCGTTGTACGTTCTGTATCATTCCTTCTATGCGTGGGGATTTAGATAGCCGTTCTATCGTTCAAGTTTTAGATGAAGCAAAACGTCTTGTGGATTCTGGTGTAAAAGAGTTATTGATTGTTTCACAGGATACTTCTGCTTACGCCTTAGATAAGAAAAAAGAAGAAGGCACCAAAACCGTGTTCTGGAATGGCATGCCAATCAAAAATAATCTTATCACGCTTTGTGAGCAATTAGGCTCAATGGGCGTGTGGGTTCGTTTACATTATGTTTACCCTTACCCACATGTAGATGACCTTATTCCACTGATGGCGCAAGGCAAAATTTTGCCTTACTTGGATATTCCGCTACAACACGCAAGTCCAAAAATTCTAAAAGCGATGAAGCGTCCCGGTTCCATTGAACGAACGCTAGAACGTATTAAAAAATGGCGTGAGATTTGCCCTGAACTAACATTGCGCTCAACATTTATCGTTGGTTTCCCGGGGGAAACAGAAGAAGATTTCCAAATGTTATTAGACTTCTTAAAAGAAGCGCAATTAGACCGTGTTGGTTGCTTTAAATTCAGCCCTGTTGAAGGTGCTGTGGCAACAGAAATGGCAGACCAAGTACCAGAAGACGTTAAAGAAGAACGCTTCCACCGTTTTATGCAATTACAACAAGAGATATCAGCACAACGTCTACAACAAAAAATCGGTAATACATTAGCCGTGATTGTTGATGAAATTGATGATGAGGGCATTATTGGCCGTTCAATGGCAGATGCGCCTGAAATTGACGGCGTAGTCTATGTCGATAATCTTTCAGAAATGGAAGTTACGGTAGGACAAATTATTTCTGTAACAATTACCAACGCAGATGAATATGATCTGTGGGGAACTTGCTAA
- a CDS encoding UDP-glucose:protein N-beta-glucosyltransferase has translation MSENNKPSVIRFEKAVETKNYEEACSQLLAILSQIDSNFGGIQDIEINIPEQLTNLEKERTVYFCTRMAVAITQLFEDPKLEISDSGAQRFFSLQRWIGLIFASSPYVNADHILRSYNKSVNEQDINSIQIDASKSALIKFCIMYLPESNINLNLDTIWQMNPLICASLCFALQSPRFIGTPAAFGKRAAILQWFPEKLAQFQNLNHIPSSISHDVYMHCSYDISPNKHDVKKALNQVIRRHLLESGWTDRNIQHIGYKDGKAVMVVLLEHFHSAHSIYRTHSTSMVAAKEHFYLIGLGGKAVDKAGQDVFDEFHLIQGNNIFEKLTFIKNLCEQHGASIFYMPSIGMDLLPIFASNTRLAPIQAIALGHPGTTHSDFIEYVIVEDDYVGSEECFSETLLRLPKDALPYVPSALAPTNVEYRLRENPEVVNIGIASTTMKLNPYFLEALKAIRDRAKVKVHFHFALGQSNGITHPYVERFIKSYLGDNATAHPHSPYNHYLSILHNCDMMVNPFPFGNTNGIIDMVTLGLVGICKTGPEVHEHIDEGLFKRLGLPEWLIANTVDEYVERAIRLAENHQERLTLRRHIIENNGLNTLFSGDPRPMGQVFLAKLKEWAKTNKIKLEITSKETPKEKPRSTKAKTTAKKTTVKKDSSSKETTKKPKKK, from the coding sequence ATGTCAGAAAATAACAAACCAAGCGTGATTCGCTTTGAAAAAGCTGTAGAAACAAAAAATTATGAAGAGGCTTGTAGTCAATTGCTTGCTATATTAAGTCAAATTGATAGCAACTTTGGTGGCATCCAAGACATTGAAATCAACATTCCTGAGCAATTAACTAACTTAGAAAAAGAACGCACAGTATATTTCTGTACTCGTATGGCTGTAGCTATAACTCAATTATTTGAAGATCCTAAGTTAGAAATTTCAGACTCAGGAGCACAACGCTTTTTTAGTTTACAACGTTGGATCGGCTTAATTTTTGCTAGTTCTCCTTATGTTAACGCCGATCATATTTTACGCTCCTATAACAAAAGCGTAAATGAACAAGATATAAACAGTATTCAAATCGATGCAAGCAAGTCTGCATTGATAAAATTCTGCATCATGTATCTACCCGAATCAAATATCAATTTGAACTTAGATACTATTTGGCAAATGAATCCTCTAATCTGTGCATCATTATGCTTTGCTCTACAGTCTCCTCGTTTTATTGGTACTCCAGCCGCATTTGGGAAACGTGCAGCTATTCTACAGTGGTTTCCAGAAAAACTAGCTCAGTTTCAAAATTTAAACCATATTCCGAGCAGTATCTCTCATGATGTGTATATGCATTGTAGTTACGATATTTCACCAAATAAACATGACGTTAAAAAAGCACTCAATCAGGTAATTCGTCGCCATTTACTTGAAAGCGGATGGACTGATAGAAATATTCAACATATTGGCTATAAAGATGGAAAAGCCGTTATGGTAGTACTCTTGGAGCATTTTCATTCGGCTCATTCAATTTATCGTACTCATTCAACATCAATGGTTGCAGCCAAAGAACATTTTTACCTAATTGGCTTGGGCGGCAAAGCGGTAGACAAAGCTGGACAAGATGTTTTTGATGAATTTCACCTTATCCAAGGTAATAATATTTTTGAGAAATTAACATTCATTAAAAATCTTTGTGAACAACATGGAGCATCAATATTTTATATGCCAAGTATTGGTATGGACTTATTACCTATTTTTGCAAGCAATACTCGCTTAGCACCAATTCAAGCGATTGCATTAGGACACCCTGGTACAACTCACTCTGATTTTATTGAATATGTTATTGTAGAAGATGATTACGTTGGATCTGAAGAATGTTTTAGCGAGACCCTATTACGTTTACCTAAAGATGCGTTACCTTATGTGCCATCTGCACTTGCACCAACAAATGTAGAATATCGTTTACGTGAAAATCCTGAAGTAGTAAATATTGGTATCGCTTCAACAACAATGAAGTTAAATCCATATTTCTTAGAGGCACTAAAAGCAATTCGAGATCGTGCAAAAGTAAAAGTCCATTTCCATTTTGCATTAGGTCAATCAAATGGAATTACGCATCCTTATGTAGAACGATTTATTAAAAGCTATCTAGGAGATAATGCAACTGCACATCCGCATTCACCATATAACCATTATCTATCAATCTTACATAACTGCGATATGATGGTAAATCCATTCCCATTTGGAAATACTAACGGCATTATCGATATGGTAACGTTAGGTTTAGTGGGTATTTGCAAAACCGGCCCTGAGGTGCACGAACATATTGATGAAGGATTATTCAAACGATTAGGCTTACCAGAGTGGCTTATCGCGAATACTGTTGATGAATATGTAGAAAGAGCAATCCGTTTAGCAGAGAATCATCAAGAACGTTTAACATTACGCCGTCATATTATTGAGAATAATGGACTGAACACACTCTTTAGTGGTGATCCTCGTCCAATGGGGCAAGTATTCTTAGCAAAATTAAAAGAATGGGCTAAAACAAATAAAATTAAGCTAGAGATTACATCGAAAGAAACTCCAAAAGAAAAGCCTCGATCAACAAAGGCTAAAACAACGGCTAAAAAAACAACTGTTAAAAAGGATTCTTCTTCAAAAGAAACAACTAAAAAGCCCAAAAAGAAATAG
- a CDS encoding glycine zipper 2TM domain-containing protein gives MKKVTTIITVLAMAVGLSACNGLSKSQRNTAIGAAIGGVAGNMIGNSTGATLGGAALGGVIGSQINK, from the coding sequence ATGAAAAAAGTAACCACAATTATTACTGTATTAGCAATGGCAGTGGGACTATCTGCTTGCAACGGATTAAGTAAAAGCCAACGTAATACAGCTATCGGCGCAGCAATTGGTGGCGTAGCTGGAAATATGATTGGTAACTCAACCGGTGCAACATTAGGTGGTGCCGCACTTGGTGGCGTCATTGGAAGCCAAATCAACAAATAA